In Deltaproteobacteria bacterium, the genomic window CCCGACGTCTCCAACCTTCCGGCGGTCGTAAAATTCGGCCACATGCCGAAGCGTCCTTCGCAGCCCGTCCTCCAGGATCATGCCTCATACCCCGATTCATCCCGCCACCCTGAGGCGCCTTTTTCCCGCAACCGCCTGATGATCTCCTCGTTGAGGCGGAACAGGAGTTCCAGCGCCCTTCCCTCCTTTTCCCGGAGTCCGGCCAGGGCGGTGGAGTCGATTTGGCTGGTGATCTTTTTGCAGATATAGTTGACGCAGATGACGTGACGGGCCTGAAGCAGACAGCCTCTTTTCCCCAGGAAGTAACAGGAAGAGGCGTTCATCCGCCCGGAAGGAAGAGTGACCCCGAGGAGCAGGTTTATAAGAAGGAGAGAAACCCCGTAATAGTCCTCAAGCCCTGCGCCGCAACAGGAGCCGCCTTCCTGGAGGTCGCATTCCCTGCATATCTCCGTAATCCCCGTTCGGACCATGCAATCTGAGGCCTCCCTGAGGGCACTCCGGAGCCTTTCAAGGAGTCTTCTGACCACCGGTTCCCCGAAGAAGTAGTCTTTCATCGCATGGTGACAATGCTCGGCCCGGGCGATCCTCTCCTCTATGGGATTTTCCAGGGTAACGGGTTCATCAGCCATCGGGCGCTACTTCTTTGTCTTCCTGCTTGATTTCTTTCCTTTTGCCGTCTTTTTCTCCTCTTCCCCGAATTTCTTCAGCCCCTCGGCTAAAGACCTCAACTTCTCGTCCACGAGGGCGTTGATGGTCCCCTTGGGATAGGTCCCGTCCGCCCTTTTTTCCCCGGCCTTCACACCGGTCAGGACCTCGATCCCTTCGTCAATGGTGCGGACGGCATAAATATGAAATTGCCCTTTTTTTACGGCCTCCACCACGTCTTTACGAAGCATCAGGTCCTTCAGGTTGCTTTGGGGAATCATGACGCCTTGCTTGCCGGTAAGTCCCACGTGACGGCAGCAGTCGAAGAAGCCTTCGATCTTGGGGTTCACACCCCCGATGGCCTGGATTTCTCCCTTCTGGTTCACCGAACCGGTGACGGCGATGTACTGGCGGATGGGAACCTCGGAGAGGCTGGATAGGAGGGCATAGATTTCCGTGGATGAGGCGCTGTCCCCGTCCACCCCGCTGTAGGACTGCTCGAACGCGATGCTGGCGCTCATGGTCAAGGGTTTGTCTTGAGCGTATTTCTTTCGGAGATATCCCCCCAGGATCAGGATGCCCTTATTGTGGGTGTTTCCTGACAGGTCGGCCTCCCGCTCGATATTGATGATGCCCGCGCGGCCCATGGAGGTGGAGGCTGTGATGCGGGAAGGTTTCCCGAACATGTAGTCCCCCAGGTTGTATACGGCAAGGCCGTTCACCTGGCCCACAGCTTCGCCGTCTACATCGATCATCAGGGTGCCCCGGTCGATCATTTCCTGAATATGTTCTTCGATCATGTTGGAGCGGTATATTCTGGCCCTTATCGCCTGGTCCACATGTTTTTCCAGGACGATCTTATGGCCCTCTTCTCCCGCGAAGTAATCGGCCTCCCTTATGAGGTCCGTAATGGTCGGGAAACTGGTGGAAATCTTCTCCTGTCTCCCCGCCATTCGCACCGCCTCTTCCACAAGGGCGGCGACGGCCGAGCGGTCAAAGGGTCTCAACTTGTCCTCATCGGTTTTCCTCTTTACGAACTCGGCGAACTGACGGATGGACTGGTCGTTCTTATCCATGGAGATGTCAAAGTCGGCCCTGACCTTGAAGATCTTCTTGACGTCTTCGTCATATGCGAGAAGAAGATGATAGAGGTATAGGTCGGAGATGACGACGACCTTGACGTTCAACTCTATGGGTTCCGGTTTCAGGCCCGTTGTGGTGAAGAAGTAGAAGGGGTCATAGGTCTGGATTTCCATCTTCTTGCTTTTAAGGGAACGTTTGAGCGCCTGCCAGACTCCGGGTTCCACGATGGCATCCATGAGATTGAGGACCAGGTATCCGCCGTTGGCCTTGACAAGAGACCCGGCCTTGATTTTGCTGAAATCCGTCCGCCACACACCGCTGCGGTCCACGACCCGTTCAATGCTTCCGAATAGGTTCCGGTATGTGGGGAAGGATTCCACGATTACCGGAGGCCCCTCGCTCTCTGCGTTGTCCACGAGAAGGTTGACCCGGTAAGGCTGAAACCGGTCGCCCTCGGGCAAGAGAAAGGGAACGCCTGTTACGGCCTGAACTCCTTGGGCCGAGAAGATCTCCAGGTGCTCGGTCATGTCCTCGATCATGTCGTCGAAATATCGGTCGATGACTTTGTTCCGGTATCGTTTTTTCAGGGGGGTGACGTATTCCGTGGCGAACTTGGAGAACATCAGGCGGTCCATTTTCTCGATGTTCTCCTGGACTCCCTTTTGCAAATCCCTTAATTCCAGGAAGATCTGATCGATTTCTTCTCTGAGTTTTTGTTGTTTTTCTTTCAGGTCTTCGAATTCATCCTTGGGAAAACGGCCCTTTTCCACCATGGCTTCGATCTGGTCGATCGGAACGGGATTCCCGTCAACTAAGGGCATCACCTCAGGACGCTTGATCTGGCCCATCTGGATGTCCACCAGGGCGAAACCCTGCTCCCTCACTTTTTTGTCCAGATCTTTG contains:
- a CDS encoding AAA family ATPase; amino-acid sequence: MPRKKTEKEVPVEQLRWRLDPATLPFETTDDLEPLKEIIGQNRGVEAFRFGMGIKKPGYNVFVTGIPGTGRMSTVRRLLQEISKKDGRTPEDLCYVNNFKNPEAPVLVHLKAGQGRRFKKDVHDFIETLKREIPQLFESQEYLNRKKEIMAEYERKGKSFFKDLDKKVREQGFALVDIQMGQIKRPEVMPLVDGNPVPIDQIEAMVEKGRFPKDEFEDLKEKQQKLREEIDQIFLELRDLQKGVQENIEKMDRLMFSKFATEYVTPLKKRYRNKVIDRYFDDMIEDMTEHLEIFSAQGVQAVTGVPFLLPEGDRFQPYRVNLLVDNAESEGPPVIVESFPTYRNLFGSIERVVDRSGVWRTDFSKIKAGSLVKANGGYLVLNLMDAIVEPGVWQALKRSLKSKKMEIQTYDPFYFFTTTGLKPEPIELNVKVVVISDLYLYHLLLAYDEDVKKIFKVRADFDISMDKNDQSIRQFAEFVKRKTDEDKLRPFDRSAVAALVEEAVRMAGRQEKISTSFPTITDLIREADYFAGEEGHKIVLEKHVDQAIRARIYRSNMIEEHIQEMIDRGTLMIDVDGEAVGQVNGLAVYNLGDYMFGKPSRITASTSMGRAGIINIEREADLSGNTHNKGILILGGYLRKKYAQDKPLTMSASIAFEQSYSGVDGDSASSTEIYALLSSLSEVPIRQYIAVTGSVNQKGEIQAIGGVNPKIEGFFDCCRHVGLTGKQGVMIPQSNLKDLMLRKDVVEAVKKGQFHIYAVRTIDEGIEVLTGVKAGEKRADGTYPKGTINALVDEKLRSLAEGLKKFGEEEKKTAKGKKSSRKTKK